In Actinotignum schaalii, the sequence GCGAACTTGATGAGCTCTACCAGCAGATTATTCTCGATGCGGCGCGCGAACGCCACGGGGAAGGTGAGTTGGCGCCGGTGGCCGCTGGCGCCGTCGTGCCGCAAGGGGAGTCCACCCAGGTCAATCCCATGTGCGGGGATGAGGTGACCCTCGAGGTGCGCCTCTCCCCGGATGGAGAGAAGATAGCCGAGCTCGCCTGGCAGGGGCAGGGCTGTTCCATTTCCCAGGCCTCGATTTCCATTATGAATGACCTGGTGGCCGGGCAGTCCATCGAGAACCTCACCACCCTCTACGGTTATTTCCGCGAGATGATGGACAGCCGCGGGGCGGAGCTTTCAGATACCGCCGCGGACGCCCTGGAAGACGCCGCCGCTTTCCACGGGGTAGCCCGCTTCCCCATGCGCATTAAATGCGCGCTACTCGGCTGGATGGCGGTCCGCGAAGCAACCGACGAAGCCCTCCACCACCTCAACACATCAGGCGCGGCCGCGAGCAATTCAGTGGAAGCTAAGAATCCCGCGGGCGCTACGCCGCCTCAGATGAAGGAGACCCCGGAACAATGACGGAGAAGAACGAAGTAACCCCGCCCGCGGCCGGGGCAGCCGCTCCCGAGGGCACCGCGTCCGCAGCGGAAACGGCGTCTGCGGCGAGCGCGCCGGAAACTACCGCGACAGCTAGCGCGCCGGAAGCTACCGCGACAGCTAGCGCGCCGGAGGCAGCCGCGCCCGCAGCGGATGAACGCATTGGTGAAGTGGTGTACACCGACGGTGATAGCCCGATAGACGATGTTGATCCCTACCTCGTCCTCGAGGCGATGAAAGACGTTATCGACCCGGAGCTCGCCGTCAATATCGTTGACCTCGGCCTGGTCTACGGCGTGACCACGAACGGCCGCCACCTCCACCTCGATATGACCCTCACCTCGCCGGCCTGCCCGCTCACGGACGCGATCACCGATGGCATTATTATCGCCACG encodes:
- the sufU gene encoding Fe-S cluster assembly sulfur transfer protein SufU — encoded protein: MSELDELYQQIILDAARERHGEGELAPVAAGAVVPQGESTQVNPMCGDEVTLEVRLSPDGEKIAELAWQGQGCSISQASISIMNDLVAGQSIENLTTLYGYFREMMDSRGAELSDTAADALEDAAAFHGVARFPMRIKCALLGWMAVREATDEALHHLNTSGAAASNSVEAKNPAGATPPQMKETPEQ
- a CDS encoding metal-sulfur cluster assembly factor; translated protein: MTEKNEVTPPAAGAAAPEGTASAAETASAASAPETTATASAPEATATASAPEAAAPAADERIGEVVYTDGDSPIDDVDPYLVLEAMKDVIDPELAVNIVDLGLVYGVTTNGRHLHLDMTLTSPACPLTDAITDGIIIATEDLVDDVDINWVWLPPWGPERITEDGRDDLRALGFNI